The window CTCGAGCTGTGTTAGCGAAAACGTGCTCGCCGGCACGTTGGCGTCGAAGTCGATGTCCAGGTACCGGATCTCGGTGCGGTGCCCCTCGCGGTCGCGTGGCTCGAGGATGACCCGCGTGGGAATGCGGCGGCCGTCCATCTCGCGCACGTCCTTGAAGCGCATCACGCGTGCGAGGCGCATGCGTCGATCGTAGTAGCGAGCCAGGATGGGCAGCGTGGCCTGGTCGTTGATCACGAACTCGATGCGCCGCCAAAGGCCCACCACGCCCTTGTGCGCATCGTAGCGCACCAGCCAACCGCGCGGGCTCTCGGAGCGGCCGGCGATCTTGCCGTCAAAGTCTTTGCGGTAGGAGCTCGACTGGGTGAGGTCATCGTTGGTGAGATCGCTGCCCATCCAGCTCGAGAGCATCATCGAGGGCGGGACGCGGATCGTGCGCGAGATCCGGGGCAGGTAGTTCCACAGGTTGCGGTCGCGACGCAGGGTGGTCGTGCCGCGCTCGCGTGCCGGAGCCTCGATCAGGATCAGCGCCCGGTCTTCACCGCGGGTCCAGACCTTGACCCGCATGGTGCGTGTGCGGCGCGGGGCCACCACCGTGAGCTCCATGCGCGAGATGCTGGCGCTCGACGTCCACAGGTCGTCGAGCCGGCGCGTCAGTTCCTCCAGGTTGGGCAGGTTGGGCTGGTTGCGCAGGTTAGGCTGCGAGCTGCCCGGGGCCGGGGCCCCAAGCCCAAACGACAAGACCACGGCTGCGAGTAGGGCGAGTAGAGCAAGACGGGGCATGGCGATAATCCTGGTCGTAATGACCGAATCAAGGCAATCGGTCAGTTCACGACCTCTACCTAGCCACCGGCATCGGCGCGTCAAGTGGCAGCGAGCGAGTTGCGCCGCCTTTGCAGGCAGAGACGACCTGTCGTCGTCCGGGCGGGGGGTCTCGTGCTCGGGCCCGGCGGTGCCTCCCGGACTCGCGCCTCGAGCCTGAAGGACACCAGGGAGCCGGCTCACCGATGCTCGCTCCGCCACAGCGTCCGTCAGC of the Pseudomonadota bacterium genome contains:
- a CDS encoding outer membrane lipoprotein-sorting protein translates to MPRLALLALLAAVVLSFGLGAPAPGSSQPNLRNQPNLPNLEELTRRLDDLWTSSASISRMELTVVAPRRTRTMRVKVWTRGEDRALILIEAPARERGTTTLRRDRNLWNYLPRISRTIRVPPSMMLSSWMGSDLTNDDLTQSSSYRKDFDGKIAGRSESPRGWLVRYDAHKGVVGLWRRIEFVINDQATLPILARYYDRRMRLARVMRFKDVREMDGRRIPTRVILEPRDREGHRTEIRYLDIDFDANVPASTFSLTQLERRR